The genomic stretch TGGCCCGTATAAATTCACCGGAAGCAGATAAACGCCATTAAATCCATACTGTTGACGATAGGATTGTAACTGTACTAATAAAGCTTTTTTGGCAATGCCATAGGGCGCATTGGTTTCTTCAGGATAACCGGACCAAAGATCATCTTCTTTGAAGGGAACAGGGGTAAACTTAGGATAAGCACAAATGGTTCCCACACAAACAAACTTTTCAATGCCTACTTCATAAGCTGCGTGGATGAGTTGCGCCCCCATCATCAAATTATCGTAGAATAACTCAGCAGGTTTTTCTCGGTTTAACCCAATTCCCCCCACATGGGCCGCCAGATGAATCACAATATCTTGTTGATCGACGGCCCGTTGACAATGATCTAGTTGCCGCAGATCACAATCACGGGAACGAGGAATGGCAATTTTTTCCGGTTGTGCGCCCGCCTCTATGAGTTGCTCGACCACTTGCTTACCCAGAAAGCCAGCCCCTCCTGTGACGACAATTCGTTTATCACTCAAATCTAGCATTGTTGTTACTCCCTGATCCCTTACCCTTAGTTCAATCAACAATTGATCTTTAATTGGCGATCAAGGAATCACCCTGATCCCTGATTCCTAAAATTAGTCCACCAGGACACTCATCGGCTGACGGACATAAGCATTATCCTTGAAGAGTAACACTTTGTCACCTGTCGTCTCATTGGGAGAAGAAAGTCCCAAGGCCCCTAAATCAGCTTCTACCATTAAATGTACCAATTCTTCAAAGGTAACAGAGGGTTCCCAACCGAGTTCAGTTTTCGCCTTAGTTGGATCGCCAATCAATAAATCGACTTCTGCGGGACGGAGATAACGTGGATCAAAGTCTACAAAGTCTTGCCAGTTGAGATTAACATACTCAAATGCGGTGGTGAGGAATTCTTTAATGGAATGGGTTTCCCCTGTTGCTACCACGTAATCATCGGCGGTGTCTTGTTGTAACATTAACCACATGGCTTTGACGTAATCCTTGGCATAGCCCCAATCCCGTTTAGAGTCAAGATTACCTAGATATAATTTTTTCTGGGTTCCGGCCACAATGCGGGCGATCGCTCTGGTAATTTTACGGGTGACAAAGGTTTCGCCACGACGGGGAGATTCATGATTAAATAAAATGCCGTTACAAGCAAATAAATTATAGGATTCCCGATAATTGATCGTTTGCCAATGGGCGTAAACTTTGGCGCAAGCGTAGGGACTGCGGGGATAAAAGGGAGTGGTTTCTTTTTGGGGAATATCTTGCACTTTACCAAACATTTCTGAAGATCCGGCTTGGTAAAAGCGAACTTCAATCCCTGTCCGTTGTTGATAATCTCGAATTGCTTCTAAGAGACGCAAAGTTCCCATCCCCACAGCATCAACGGTATATTCTGGGGAGTCAAAACTAACCCGTACATGGGATTGGGCCCCTAAATTATAAATTTCAAAGGGTTTAACCTCTTCTAAAATTCGTCTCAGGGTGGTTCCATCGGTTAAGTCGCCGTAGTGGAGGAAGAATTTC from Crocosphaera sp. UHCC 0190 encodes the following:
- a CDS encoding GDP-L-fucose synthase, giving the protein MLDLSDKRIVVTGGAGFLGKQVVEQLIEAGAQPEKIAIPRSRDCDLRQLDHCQRAVDQQDIVIHLAAHVGGIGLNREKPAELFYDNLMMGAQLIHAAYEVGIEKFVCVGTICAYPKFTPVPFKEDDLWSGYPEETNAPYGIAKKALLVQLQSYRQQYGFNGVYLLPVNLYGPEDNFNPNSSHVIPALIRKVYEAQQQGEKKLFVWGDGSPTREFLYSTDAARGIVMATQFYNDPEPVNLGTNYEISILDLVELICELMEFQGEIVWETDQPNGQPRRCLDTQRAKEAFGFVAEMSFKQGLKNTIDWYRANAE
- the gmd gene encoding GDP-mannose 4,6-dehydratase, whose product is MTQPKRALITGITGQDGSYLSELLLEKGYEVHGIIRRTSTFNTDRIDHVYVDPHQTDAKFFLHYGDLTDGTTLRRILEEVKPFEIYNLGAQSHVRVSFDSPEYTVDAVGMGTLRLLEAIRDYQQRTGIEVRFYQAGSSEMFGKVQDIPQKETTPFYPRSPYACAKVYAHWQTINYRESYNLFACNGILFNHESPRRGETFVTRKITRAIARIVAGTQKKLYLGNLDSKRDWGYAKDYVKAMWLMLQQDTADDYVVATGETHSIKEFLTTAFEYVNLNWQDFVDFDPRYLRPAEVDLLIGDPTKAKTELGWEPSVTFEELVHLMVEADLGALGLSSPNETTGDKVLLFKDNAYVRQPMSVLVD